Proteins co-encoded in one Setaria viridis chromosome 9, Setaria_viridis_v4.0, whole genome shotgun sequence genomic window:
- the LOC117839897 gene encoding protein ACCELERATED CELL DEATH 6, which translates to MDTERRMDPALYKAATQGKVASLRQLVDPEDPSVLSSTTPQLNSALHLAAQHGHAAFAVEVLDKNEELLVARNDDGDTPLHLAAKAGKLEVAQLLIDRALAWPQDKKSPLIMTNKAGNTALHEAVRNRRAAVAVALLDADPSRGHDLNERMESPLHMAAREGLVQVVQKIVDYTWVGQEFLPSVSLSGTALHQAVLGTHHRIVEILLEKRPELIELTDSDGNNALHYAAQKDHQRAVELLLKTRTELAYKRNHQSMSPLHVAAHYGSTDAIKALLRHCPDVAEMADGYGRNAFHASVENGKANALRSLLRRVRPAELLNRVDANGDTPLHIAAKRSRVHCALLLLNDRRVDPCVRDHDGQTARSLVETKLHTGEMDAYEMYLWKQLKHQEFKRCRKQQLPPLATYPSRRGSNDKYFERIVETYILVATLIATVTFAATFTMPGGYDQTKGIALHGRNTAFKIFVISNTVAMCSSIVVVFCFIWAWQDPVRFKVDQLLWGHRLTIIACLGMLVSLMTAVYITVAPTSRWPAYVVIAIGVSTPAVVVLMLGRDVIFVPF; encoded by the exons ATGGATACCGAGAGACGCATGGATCCGGCGCTGTACAAGGCGGCGACGCAGGGGAAAGTGGCGAGCCTGAGGCAGCTGGTGGATCCGGAGGACCCCAGCGTCCTCAGCTCCACGACGCCCCAGCTCAACTCAgcgctccacctcgccgcccagCACGGCCACGCCGCGTTCGCCGTCGAGGTCCTGGACAAGAACGAGGAGCTTCTCGTCGCCCggaacgacgacggcgacaccCCGCTGCACCTCGCGGCGAAGGCGGGAAAGCTGGAGGTGGCGCAGCTGCTCATCGACCGCGCCCTGGCCTGGCCGCAGGACAAGAAGAGCCCCCTGATCATGACGAACAAGGCGGGCAACACCGCGCTGCACGAGGCGGTGCGGAACCGCAGGGCTGCCGTGGCGGTGGCTCTGCTCGACGCCGATCCCAGCCGCGGCCACGACCTCAACGAGCGGATGGAGTCGCCGCTGCACATGGCCGCCCGCGAGGGCCTCGTTCAGGTCGTCCAGAAGATCGTTGATTACACCTGGGTCGGCCAGGAGTTCTTGCCCTCCGTCTCCCTGTCCGGCACCGCCCTGCACCAGGCCGTGCTCGGCACTCATCACC GGATCGTGGAGATCCTGCTGGAGAAGCGGCCGGAGCTGATCGAGCTGACCGACTCCGACGGCAACAACGCCCTTCACTACGCGGCGCAGAAGGACCACCAGCGCGCGGTAGAGCTGCTGCTCAAGACGCGGACGGAGCTGGCCTACAAGCGCAACCACCAGAGCATGTCCCCGCTGCACGTCGCAGCGCACTACGGCTCGACGGACGCCATCAAGGCGCTGCTCCGGCACTGCCCCGACGTGGCCGAGATGGCGGACGGCTACGGCCGCAACGCCTTCCACGCCTCCGTCGAGAACGGCAAGGCGAACGCGCTCAGGAGCCTGCTCCGCCGCGTCCGTCCCGCCGAGCTGCTCAACCGCGTCGACGCCAACGGCGACACGCCGCTGCACATCGCCGCCAAGAGGAGCCGCGTCCActgcgcgctgctgctgctcaacGACCGCCGAGTCGACCCCTGCGTCCGCGACCACGACGGCCAGACGGCGCGCAGCCTCGTGGAAACGAAGCTGCACACGGGGGAGATGGACGCCTACGAGATGTACCTCTGGAAGCAGCTCAAGCACCAGGAGTTCAAACGGTGCCGCAAGCAGCAgttgccgccgctcgccacctaCCCTAGCCGCAGGGGCTCCAACGACAAGTACTTCGAGCGCATCGTCGAGACCTACATCCTCGTCGCCACGCTCATCGCCACCGTCACCTTCGCCGCCACCTTCACCATGCCCGGCGGCTACGACCAGACCAAGGGCATCGCGCTCCACGGCCGCAACACCGCGTTCAAGATCTTCGTCATCTCCAACACCGTCGCCATGTGCAGCtccatcgtcgtcgtcttctgCTTCATCTGGGCCTGGCAGGACCCCGTCAGGTTCAAGGTTGATCAGCTCCTGTGGGGCCATAGGCTCACGATTATCGCCTGCCTCGGCATGCTCGTCTCGCTCATGACTGCGGTCTACATCACCGTGGCGCCCACGTCACGGTGGCCCGCTTACGTCGTCATCGCCATCGGCGTGAGCACtccggccgtcgtcgtcctcatgCTGGGCAGGGatgtgatcttcgtgccgttcTAA
- the LOC117835177 gene encoding protein ACCELERATED CELL DEATH 6, whose protein sequence is MDPALYKAATQGKVARLNQLVDPEDPSILSSTTPQLNTALHLAAAHGHAAFADEVLDKDEELLVARNDDGDTPLHLAAKAGKLEVAELLVSRALAWPQDKKSPLVMTNKVGNTALHEAVRNRRGAVAVALLDADPGRAYDLNEQMESPLHMAAREGLVHVVRKIFDFTWVEAEYVPSVAVSGTALHQAVLGGHTKIVDIMVEKHIWLLDLTDSDGNNALHYAAQKNNSQVVELLLNKQAQLAYKPNGERQSPLHVAAHYGSTAVIKAMLRHCPDVAEMVDIHGRNALHVSVTSGKTNALRYLLRHIRPAELLNRVDGNGDTPLHIAAKMSRVQSALLLLNDRRVELCVRDRDGQTARSLVEIKLHTGEMDAYEMYLWKQLKQQESKRCRKQQLPPLAPYPSRRASNDKYFECIVETYILVATLIATVTFAATSSVPGGYHDDGIAVHSNNIAFHIFIISNTVAMCSSIVVVFCFIWAWQDPVRFKVDQLLWGHRLTVIACLAMLVSLMTAVYITIAPESRWPAYVVIVIGVSTPAVVFLMLGKEVIFVPM, encoded by the exons ATGGATCCGGCGCTGTACAAGGCGGCGACGCAGGGGAAAGTGGCGAGGCTGAACCAGCTGGTGGATCCGGAGGACCCCAGCATCCTCAGCTCCACGACGCCCCAGCTCAACACGgcgctccacctcgccgccgcgcacggcCACGCCGCGTTCGCCGACGAGGTCCTGGACAAGGACGAGGAGCTGCTCGTCGCCCggaacgacgacggcgacaccCCGCTGCACCTCGCGGCCAAGGCGGGCAAGCTGGAGGTGGCGGAGCTGCTCGTCAGCCGCGCCCTCGCCTGGCCGCAGGACAAGAAGAGCCCTCTGGTCATGACCAACAAGGTGGGCAACACCGCGCTGCACGAGGCGGTGCGGAACCGCAGGGGcgccgtggcggtggcgctgctgGACGCCGACCCCGGCCGCGCCTACGACCTCAACGAGCAGATGGAGTCGCCGCTGCACATGGCCGCCCGCGAGGGCCTCGTCCATGTCGTCCGCAAGATATTCGACTTCACCTGGGTCGAGGCGGAGTACGTGCCCTCTGTCGCCGTCAGCGGCACAGCTCTGCACCAGGCCGTGCTCGGCGGTCACACCA AGATCGTGGACATCATGGTGGAGAAGCACATCTGGCTGCTGGACCTGACCGACTCTGACGGCAACAACGCGCTGCACTATGCGGCGCAGAAGAACAACTCGCAGGTGGTGGAGCTGCTGCTCAACAAGCAGGCGCAGCTGGCCTACAAGCCCAACGGAGAGCGACAGTCCCCGCTGCACGTCGCCGCGCACTACGGCTCGACGGCGGTCATCAAGGCGATGCTCCGGCACTGCCCCGACGTGGCCGAGATGGTGGACATCCATGGCCGCAACGCCCTGCACGTCTCCGTCACCAGCGGCAAGACGAACGCGCTCAGGTACCTGCTCCGCCATATCCGCCCCGCCGAGCTGCTCAACCGCGTCGACGGCAACGGCGACACGCCTCTGCACATCGCCGCCAAGATGAGCCGCGTCCAgtcggcgctgctgctgctcaacGACCGCCGCGTCGAGCTGTGCGTCCGCGACCGCGACGGCCAGACCGCGCGCAGCCTCGTCGAGATCAAGCTGCACACCGGCGAGATGGACGCCTACGAGATGTACCTCTGGAAGCAGCTCAAGCAGCAAGAGTCCAAAAGGTGCCGCAAGCAGCAGCTGCCGCCACTGGCTCCCTACCCCAGCCGGAGGGCCTCCAACGACAAGTACTTCGAGTGCATCGTCGAGACCTACATCCTAGTCGCTACCCTCATCGCCACTGTGACCTTCGCCGCCACATCCAGCGTTCCCGGCGGCTACCACGATGATGGCATCGCCGTTCACAGCAACAACATCGCATTCCATATCTTTATCATCTCCAACACCGTTGCCATGTGCAGCtccatcgtcgtcgtcttctgCTTCATCTGGGCTTGGCAGGACCCCGTCCGGTTCAAGGTCGACCAGCTCTTGTGGGGACACAGGCTCACCGTCATCGCCTGCCTCGCCATGCTCGTCTCGCTCATGACCGCCGTCTATATCACCATAGCGCCCGAATCACGGTGGCCGGCCTacgtcgtcatcgtcatcggcGTGAGCACTCCGGCCGTCGTCTTCCTAATGCTGGGCAAGGAGGTGATATTCGTGCCGATGTAA